From the Candidatus Zixiibacteriota bacterium genome, the window GTGACGCGCCGCAGGCAATCACCGACCTGCAGATTGACATCGTCGCCGACAATATTGTCCTTGCCTGGTCGCCGGTCACGACCGATATCGGCGGCTTCCCTACCGATATCGCCCGCTATGTCATTCACCGGAATACCCGGGCATATTTCACGCCGACAAGCCTTGATTCTATCGGCTTCACCAACGATTTGACCTTCACTTTTACCGACAACAACATCAGCGGCGCCAATGTCGTTGGGGATACCCTGAATCAGTATTTCTATACGGTTGTCGCCGTTGATATTTTCGGCAACCGCTCGGCGGCATCGAACCGGGTGGGCGAATATGATTATCCGATTATTATCACGCCGACCACCGATTTCAATCTGATATGCATTCCCTTTGAAAACACCGGCATCACCGATGCGGTCGGTTTGATAAATGCTATCGGCGTTACCAATGTCAATACCGTCAACAACTATCGTCCCCTGTCACAGAGCTACGAATCCCGCTTTGCGGCCGGATTCGGCGTCAATTTCGCCGTAGTGCCGGGGGGTGTTTATCAAGTCAACGCCCGAGCCCAGACCATCTTTTCGGTTGCCGGCAATGTCCCGGCGCCGGGCGCCTTGAGTTACAACCTGGTGACCACCACCACCACCGATTATAGCTTCATCGTGATTCCCTTTGACCGGGAAACCGATTTCCTGGTGGCGCAGGATGTGCTTAATAATTTACCCGGAAGTTTCAATACTCTGAATAGATTTATAGCCACCTCGCAGAGTTATGAATCTCGCTTTGCCGCGGGATTCGGAATTAACTTTGCGGTTAAGGCGGGAAAACCGTACCAGGCAAATGCGGCCGCGAGCGCCGTGTTTCCGGCGCCGTAAGGAAGGAACGGTATTATGACGACAAAAAGAAATATTGATATAGACGGAGGTTGCAAAGTGCGTAGGAATAAACGCCACAAAAAATGGCCGTTAATCATGGCCTGGCTGGCGGCAGGATTGTTACTGACCACATCGTCCGCTCTGGCGCAGGGGTCTATCTTCGGCTCGGTAACCAATTCCAATGCCAGTACTCCCGCCAACGGCGAGATCAGTTTCTACGGATATCTGGATAATACCGATGAAGAACTGCGCATCGAAACCAGCACCGGAGCGGGATACGACGCCGGATTCTGGTTTGATGATTTTCAGAATTATCTGACCGAAGCGCCCGGAAACCCGTACGATTACCACTTCTATAATATCGCCAACGGCGAGGGATTTGTGCTCTCCAAGACTATCCCCAACAATTCTTTCCAGCAGGAGAATATTGCTCTGGCGCCAGTGACCTGGCCCGCCGCCCCCGGCGGATTGAACGGTTTCGCCCTCTCCAGTTCGCGAATACTACTGCGCTGGAATAGGGTCGCCGGACTGACCTACCATATATATCGCCGAATCGCCGCCTCCGGAGGTTCCTTCTTCCGTCTCGATGACCCGACCGGCTCGCTGGCAA encodes:
- a CDS encoding IPT/TIG domain-containing protein — translated: MRRNKRHKKWPLIMAWLAAGLLLTTSSALAQGSIFGSVTNSNASTPANGEISFYGYLDNTDEELRIETSTGAGYDAGFWFDDFQNYLTEAPGNPYDYHFYNIANGEGFVLSKTIPNNSFQQENIALAPVTWPAAPGGLNGFALSSSRILLRWNRVAGLTYHIYRRIAASGGSFFRLDDPTGSLANPGVTDSFFVDATSDGVSSYEYIIIAQNISGVMGPHSSILTVSATNVLAPTLASISPASGVNTGGTLVTINGSGFDPGGTTVTFGSTPVAGSYVSPYRLTATTPSGTGVVNVTVTNTASG